ACACCttacaagtaaaaaaataaaacaaatcaactaGTGACTCACTTTTAATGGGAATCAGAcattttgagggttttttttgtttgctccTTTTCAACTTGAACATCTActatgtgatgatgatgtcacctaAAAACAGAGGCAACTAAATGATGTGCACATCTGGCGCAAGGGCagttaaattataaaaatgactcatttatAGATTATTTTAGCATACACTCAAGTTTTCCCCCtaattttttaattataaaattatataattgtatttttttgcatATAACTTCTATTTATGTTTCCATAACATTCACTCTGACATGGATTTCAGACAGTTTTATTGAAAATATGCCATAATTAATAACCTTTAAATGAAGTAGTATCCATACTTTATTCCAGTCTAATATTTGCATCAGCCAGGCTGCTACACAGATATGAACAAGATATGATGacctacataaaaaaaaacaagttgcaCATACAAACAGCAGCACGCCACGTGCAGCAGCTGTTAGTGCACTGTGTCTGCATTAAGCAGACAGCAGCTGCCCCCATTCCCTGGAAAACACCATGAGGGAAATTACCTCGCCTTGACATTGAACACGTAATGTGGGACACGGCCAACCACGTTTTCCTATTCCCATTATATGTTTCGTATCAATAACGGGACGAAAAAACCGCAGCAATGCGAGCATATTAGCTTCGTGCTTTGTCggacaaaaacagcagcacacgTCTCAAAGTCACGGACGGGCGCGCGGGATCTGCCGGCGGAGCTCGAGAGTCGCCATGTGAACAATAACCGGCCATAAGCATCATGTCCTCATCTcaacacgcactcacacacacacacgaaaatcCCTCtagcattaaaaacacaccgAGCGGAAACTAATAGACAGGCAACATGAAACAAGAGGCAAAAAAAGCGGCAGTCAAAACATACCTTTCCATGTCCTGGAGGAGAAGATTCAGGCTTCCCCGACACAAAAGCTGTCTCGCTCCCGTGTCCTCCTTCCTTGTCCCTTTAGATGAAACCTCCCAAAAAAAcgagagaaaaaaagttgtgcTCCTTTTCCTGTCGTGTTGTGGTTGAGTCAGCCGGTCGGCTTGatgctgtttctgtctcttggCTCGGGCTGCCTGTGTGTTGCGCGCTGCCGGACACTTTGCTCCAGTTTCTCCGGCTCCCTTTCTAGAAATATGTGTTAGTAGGTCAGCGGTTGCATAACAGCTCTTAGGCTGCCTAGTCACGTTTTTGTCCTCTATCTCTCCGCGCGAGAGTAGGCTCTATGTGTGTGACATTAGGCCGTCTCCTCTCCACCCCTTCATCCTTCCTCCACCATTAATAACCGTGTCTTCTTACACGGGAGTGGTTAAGTTTATAACAAGTTCACACAGTCACCATGTTACCGAGAGCTCCATTAATAGCATGTAACAGCATGTCCTTCAGCTGCGTGAGTGCGGGGTCACTGTTACATATCCTCTCATTCGTCATTATTGGCCTATATATTTTCTCCTGGTGATACTCTTTTGTTAATGAAGCAAATTAAGATTAAATTAATGCTCATAATGCCTGGAAAAGATCTTCAGTGTGTCACTGTCTGGGTGTCTGACTTTCACAATATTTTATTACACAACATATAATAAAAGTATTACATCAGAGTGCAAAAAAGAACCTTTGGTATAAAAGACATTCATATTATTTATGGGTTTAAGGCTTTCTTGTTAAACAGTTAATAATGATATATGATATTAATAATAAGGTGGAATAAGGTTTTGCTTCTCATTCTTTCACCGTGTTCATTTCCTTTCTGCTTTTCCAAACTTacacttgtttttgtgtttctgaaatTCCaacaaacttttcttttctcgCCTCTTCTGTGACAGACTGTACAACAAAGTTTGTGATACACTccatagatagataaatagatagataagTAGATTACGGCTGCAGTAAATGATTATTTCCATCACATTTtcttgataattgattaatcattaagtattaaatttaaaaaaaaatagtgaaaaaatggcattcacaatTTCTTAGAGGCCACATCGgtgtcttcaatttgcttgttttgtcagactaacagtccaaaatcttAAGATACTCAATTCACCGACActtatgacaaagaaaaacagaaaatcgtcacatatgagaagctggaaccagaaaatgtcGTTGATGATCGACTCATCGATTAATGGTTGCAGCTAGTAGATAGATACAATTAGTTTAGACTTTAATTAATGTAGACCTTGAACATATGTAATTGCACTAAATATGAGTTTTGGCAGAACTTTCACAGAACATCATGAGTCTTTTTTCCATCCTGTAATGAATGACTGTGAAACTTTATTAACACCATTTTAAGGAatattccctttttttctccccacaaTGAGGTCAGAGATCAGGGTCACACAGACACTCAGCGTCTCACTCAAGGACACATCAGCAGgctgtcagtaaaaaaaaacgcCAGTTAAATTTTCCAACAGTTAAAAGTTGCTGTGTCAGCTTACTGAACTCTGTATTAACAATCTTTATGTGCATATAAGCAGAAATTCATCTTTCTGTTCCGCTTTTCTTAATATATCCTGTTGCACTTGAGAGCAAAACAGAAGCACAGATTTGAAACTGAAAATTACATCAGAATGCAAACATTTTTGCATAATATTGATGAGTTATACAGACTGTGCCTCTTACTGTGGTGTGTAGGAGGGTAAATGTAATGATATGTGTAACCCGACTGACATCATAGTCTCAAGTAGGGCAGGATTCAGATTTTGGGAAGACATTCCTGCAGAGACATGCAGCAGGAGTGTTATGATCTGTGTGTATGAGGCAGAACAGTTTGTTGGAGATTTATGTTCTCACCAAAACATTAATTacacatatttcataaaacataatagATGTAATGGCTGTCCTCTATGCATTTTCTTTAttctagttttagttttagttttctcTCTCaaaatcacacactcacacgtaGTACAAATTCCCCCTGATAAGTGTTGCACTACATTCTTACTTTCAGTATGAGGTGTGTGTATCTGTAAGATCAGAGTATGTTACCAGAGTTGTGTTTGCAGTGGCAGATAACACAGTTTAACCCTTTGTTTACACATAACGCCCTGAAACTATACTAAAAACCGAAGCTgtgatttagttttagttttccTTTTTGCTGCAGAATATAAATTTCACATTAATCGCCATTTATTAGgctttttatgaacatttaaaaatattagatttatattagatatatattaaaaataatgaataatggaTTATATCCATCTCATCTTCCTGCAAAATGTAGCAGATTTTGtctcatatattttttttaaaaagatagaagaagaaaaacacacaccttgAATCCCTTTATGACTACCCATTTCAGATCAAATGaagtgaaggaggagaaaacTATTTTGAGTAAATATATCATTGCAACATTatttttccctccatctttctgttTATCTGCAGAGGAAAAGGAATTGTATTATCTGCTTAGGAGATTTCCTGTTATCCCACAAAGCCCGTTGTCCTCATCGCCACCATATTTCATGAGCAGTTACGTCAGCCCTGCTTCGTATCAGACACGCAGCCACTTCCAACCCACTTTCTCACTCACATCCCTTCCCCCTGCTTTGTCTCTACTAACACATGTGCACCtattcaccacacacacacacacacacacacacacaccaccaccatcatcaccaccattaGACCATGTTAGGGAAACGGCGGCCTTGAACTTGTCTAGctcctcccccccctccaccaGTCCTCTGTTAAAACCACCAACCCCCAACAcactcctccatctctccagcTGCCTCTGCATGCAGGCATTCCCTTGGCAACTGTGTTGTGGTGGTGCCTGCCTAGCAACCAGAAGGCTCTCACTCCTTCCTATTTGGCTTATGGCAGAGGGGGTTGCAGACGGGGCTGGATGAAGATTGATCACAGGCAAATGACCtgatgtgtatctgttgttgttgttctgcagagagagagagagagagattcaggGCCTGAAGAGCAGATCTAACTTGACCTATTTCACCTCCATCAGCATAATTTGTATTGGTTTTCTTTAAACAAGGTCATGCAAATGCTTTTTTTAGCCCATGCCTCATGCATGCACTGCaatttgtaaatgaaaacagatcATTTGAAGGTGTGAGTCCAGCATTTCcagcacaaaatgactgtaCATCCTTTGCTTATTCTCCATTTGCAGCATGTGCTACTACAGTAGGCACAAAGAGGAGGAAACGACCTCTGTAGTAACACtgttgtgaatgaatgaatggatgaatgagagTCAGTGATCCATGGTGATGAAGGCACTTGGCGCCACCtggtgttgattttttttaaaaatcactgaaTACTGTGAAAGGAAATATTCAGGGATGTGTTACTGTAATGCAGATTAAGGACATCCTGTTAAGTGAGTCACATTCTCtgacaaatattaaaaattcaTTGCAGCTtcctgccccccccctcccccacctcgCAACTATCAGAACATATTTCACAGCCACTTCTCTGATGTCTTTCAGCAGATTTGTACTCCTCCAGGTGTGAATGTATTCTGAACCTGTAGCCTTCACTTCCATATGAGCCAATCAGTCTCCACAACAGCTGCTTCAATGCTAAAAATAGCTTTCCTACCGCTGACGTGATAGATGACTCATGCATGAGTCTCGCCCTTCTCCCTGCATCCATACGCCACCCCTCAGTCCGTGGCACTGTCCGACAACCCATCGGCCCCCCTTCATTTCAGTAACTGTAGTTTAGTATGGGTGCACTAACACCAGGATGATATTTAAAGCGACAGACGATGTCACAGTGATGACAGGCAGGCTGTAAAGGACACAAATGACATCAGTTAAGCTGAAAAAGAAACTTGTGACATATTCATATTCTTGCGCAGTGCACCATagctctctccttttttttttttacacaagacACACTGAATCTTTCATCTAATGCAAAATGcagtttaaaaacacttaaaactgtCTTGCATGTTGCATGTTGAAGGCTGTATCTCTTAAAATGCGTGACCACCACAGTCTGTAcgttttgatcattttttaaattaatttcactgTTGTTAACATACATATTAGAACCATATAAGAATCTGCAATGCAGAGATGAcatatgttgtgttctgtgatACTAAAACTAAATGTCAAATTTGTATGAGTACAGTTGAGAAAATCTTAATTTGACATAAAAGATTCACCAGtcttttatataaaatgtacatttattttcaagTACAGTTCACAAAGCCGTACAGTTGATGAATACACAGAAGTTGGTCTAACTGTATTTTATGATATGTGGAGCTGTGTaggctactgtatgtgttttctttgtgcaCTTATGTCCTTTATGTTTGCACTGGTGTTGTATGTGATGTATTGTTACAGCTATTCTGTTTGTACTGAGATTAATTCCATCAGCctagacatgttttaataaaagaaacTTGACTTGATTTCAATTACAATTCTGAGCTGTGAAGAAATATTCACTTCTACGTACCTTGCTGTCGCAACATAAACCTGATACTGTACAGATGCAGTAACATCACACAAAAAGATCACAAAAACAAGAGtacacttttaaaaaagtgttttttgaaaCACCAGTGTGTCGTCTTTGGGACTGTGTACATTTGTGTACACAGTCTTTTTAACACAAGATAATATTATTGATTGAACAGTATTCATGTTGAAAAGCATACAAACAGTATGATGTCCAAAAGAAGACtcaaatgtgttaaaatattaCATCCACATCTGAGTCACGTGAACAAGGTGAGATGGAGGTGTATCAAATTATAACCATGTgctttgtgttgtatttaacATATTCTTCCAGTGTTTCTGACTGACCTGCTGAGTCAAGTATTCAGACATGTAGCGTCCTTCAAATCAGTGAGAATCAACATGATTGAAGGACATAAATCACACGTAAATCACTTTTAGTTTTGCAGTCATTAATCctgatgatgttgatgaaagTTACATGTGTGGATGTTTTGTCTGAGCTGTGGTGTTGGTcatcacaaagacaaacaggtcACTAAACTAAACCTCTCCAGTGAAACAGGTGTCATGAAGGAACAAAAGCATCAGGTTTGTCATTTCACAGGTTGAGGTTTGAACTGGTTCCATGCTGCACTGTGGAAATCCGCAGTCTGTGGGAGCGATGGTTTGGAGAAAATTGTGGTGTGAAATCTGTCTGTTAGCTTTAGTCTGGTATTTTCTGCTCAGGTTTTAAGCGATCTTGGAGAGCAGCTGCTGAGAGAAGAGCTTCTTGAGCTGAGCTACTTCCTGAGACAGACAGCTGATCTGAGACCTGAGACTGACATCCTCTGTCACATTCTTGGTGTCCTTGGAGGTCTGCAGAGAGGAGGAGTTATAACATTTAGAAGACGGACTCTGATACTTCTGCCCAAGTTCACTGCAGGCCTCCTCCCTGGACCAGATAGCCTGACTCTCTGCACGACTGTCGCACCCCACCTGCTGGTGGTTCCTCACCTGGATGTTTGGCCCCACTGTGGCTACAGGTGGTCCACTGTGTCTGCTATCAGTGGACAGAGACATGTCCCCTGCATCGCTGCCTCCACTGGGGGCTTTGAAGCGGAGCTTGTGAGGGAGACTCCTCAGACCCTCAGGTGAGTCTTGTCTATTTACACACGGACTCTCGTTGACCTCCAGGGGACAGATGTTGGAGTCGTAgccctgctgctcctccaccaGCTCTCTCGGAGACGGTCCACCACGATCACTCAGTGTCTCGTCAAAAAACACAGGGCTGCCCACATTTGAGCTACATGAGGTGGAGATGCCAGACTCCTCGGACACACTGTGGCTTGACAGAGGCCCTGCTCCCCTCGGTCCATAGATGGCTCCCAGCTGTGGAGGGTGGATGTGATGGGTGCTGGAGCTGTGCTGTGTACTGAAGTATGGGGGTCCGTCACTGTGAGGCTGGTGGTATTGTGTTGTGCTGGGTGTTGGATGAGAACCGAGGGGTGCAGACAGCGGCAGGATGGACACGTCAGACGGGTCCTTGACCAGGCCAAAGCGAAACTTGAGAGCCAGCAGTTCGGCCCTCAGGCGGGCATTCTCCTCCAGCAGGCCCAGGACGCGCCTCTCCAGCACCATGTCATTGGCTCGACGCTTCTCTCTGGATCTCTTGGCTGCCTCGTTGTTTTTTTTCCGCTTGTCCCAATAGCCTTCATCTTTCTTCTCATTTGGGATGAACTCCCGTTTGCGGCGCACATTGTTGCCGTTGTCTTCATCGCAGCTGCTGCCAGCCTTATTTTCAGCGTTGACAAGGTTCTCTTTGCGTTTGAGGGCAAAGGTGTGACCCAGGAGGGTTCGGGCCAGCTGGCCTGTGGAGGTCAGGATGGAAACAGCCTCATCAGTGAAGGACCCGGCCCCGCCCAGAGGCCTGGACTCCAGTCCCTCCACGGCCAACAGGTCCTGGATGATGCCTCCCACAGTCTGACCCGTCATGTTCAAACACTCCTGATGTGACAGCTTGGGGAGCTGCAGGGTCTGAGAGGAAGTCACTGACAGTTGGTGGCTCTGGGTGATGTAATGGCTCCGCCTAGTGGcgaaaaaacataaatatacgTGGTGAGGGGAAGATTTGTTTACAAGGTTGCAACagattaaaacaacattatacTGTAACGCTGTGATGCACTGAATAGCAGGAAACACTTAAAAACATATGAAGCTCTCATACTAAATACATCCTTATAGAAATATCACTCTAAGATAAAGCTACAAAAACACTAGGCTACctactttgatttaaaaaaacaatttgatttaCATTTCACCAGTTCATTTtgaattcatatttattcatacataTTAGGCCTAAACAGTAATCACATTACTATACGCAGTTAATGAGTTTCTGGTAGCAGAAAATGTTCTCAAATGTTGTATTAGTCCTTTAAATTTTTGACTATCGATTTCAGGATCAATAAGATTGATTAAGAGGTAAACAATTTGGTAGCCAGTGATAACAACCAAGCATTTACAATCTGTGTTTTCACcaccaaaatgttttgattaaaCCCAAAATCCTAAATAGGTTTATAAGCCCGAAACGCTGCAGGCGATTTTATTGTTAAcataacaataattaaaaaaaaaaaaaaaaacatagaccCAAATTTGTATCAAAgactgacatattttaaaaatcgtTATAAACTTTCTTAACAAGTGCCTGCATGACAAGAACACATTTCGGGATAAACTATACTATAAACTATAAAGCGGATCTTACTTACAGATCAGTCAGTCGCTGAAATCTTGGATGAAATctcagtcagagagagaaagaggagacatGTGGAGCTTCACAGGTCGTCTAAATGTTTCTGCTCCTAAGCTCCGCATCTGTcgttccccccccccctctcatcGGTTCAGCTGGGGTCGGATCCTCACCCCGCctgaccctcctcctcctcctcctcctgctaaCGGGAAGCCAGCTGAGCCAACCAGCGGAGACACGCAGAATAAACGGCAACAAAAACGAgctgctttcaaaaataaatccTAACAGGTTGTTTAAATGATATTTGTACTGCTTTGATACAGTTGGCAGTTCTCTTGGTCGAAggagaacatttaaaaatgaactgtgagCATGCACTCAAACTCAAACAGTTAACTGAGAATATGTTCAATTacaaataatgaagaaaaaaaacacattacagcaAAAAGACGGGCAGATAAAAGCCCATCTGCCACAGTCTTGGCACCTTTTTTTGTGTCAGTCTTTGATAATCAGCCACATAAAGGCGGCATGAAATTGGCTCAATTTCACCTCCACACATTCCCTGCTGAAGTTTAGACCAGTTACAATAAAattcattgtaaactgaatactgTTAACAGATTATTGTATTATGGTATTATGACATAATCTTGCTCTTGCTTTTGCTGTGTCATTGTCACAAGTAAGGCTCTTGTGCATTTGTTGCAAAAATAACTAACTGAAATTTGAACACGCAAAATATTGTAATAGTCAGTTTAAGCCACAGTTATTTTATACTGGTGACCAATGTGGTCACATGATCAGTGCCTTGAACCCCCAAGATGCCCCCTCAAACGACATCTTATAGACCCATACGTCCTTCAACAACAGTAGATCAATGGAAGAAAGCCACATACTTTtagtttctctgtgtctcttcatctaacacacaaaaacaaataggCCATAAATTGATCAAATTACATCCATTGCATCCATTACAAGTTAAAATCCTGTATTTAAAAtcccacttaagtaaaagtacacaagtattatcagttacatttactaaagtattaaaagtaaaattactaggcccctctgactgatatattaaatacatttaataaagtacattgttaatactgatgcatcagtgtgtgagcagcattttactgtttgagGTGGAACTAGAttaaactactttatatatactttgtactttttactccactacattaatGGAGTAaagcctctgaaatgtagaggaGTGGATGTATCAAGTAGCATAACATGggaatactcaagtaaagtacaagtgaTTCAAAATCGTAGTGTGtagtacaatacttgagtaaacaTACTTAGTTTCTTTTCACCACTGTTTCATGGTGACTTCTAACCTACATTTAGTTGTGTTTCCAAAAGAAGAAGATGTAATGTGAAGataatatttcatgtgtttaacaCCTTCTCCAGTAACAGGTTTCTATGCTGTCCATCAGTTTTACATCATAAAACTTGTACTTTTATATTCACACAGTTATATGAGGTCATCCAGTTCACAAAAAGCCAGTGCGAGCGCAGTCATGGCTTGAGTTGTCCTCAGTTGCTCTTTGCAGGTGAGCACCTGTAAAAGAGGAGTTCAAGGTAACACGGTTACATTTTGGTTACACAGCAAAAATTTTGCGTACATGCTCTCTGTGttaaactcacacacataccTGCACAAAAAGAGCATGTGTATGATTGTTCTTAATACTATCACAGCTTTAGATATTAACACACTAGTTGCCATTATCAGTctattttctccctttttcacAGACTGTTGGCCTCACTGTGCAGGATCAAAAGAAGCTAATCTAATCGCTGTGTTACTGAATCTGTGAGATAATCTATAAATTATATAACCATGTACTGTAAATGAAGAATGTAAAGGCAGCAGGCACAGAGGGATATAGAGAGAATAAGTCTCTTGAATGCCAGTCGCCAGTGTGAATGGAAAAGAGAGCTGTTACGtaatacacacacgcacacacacatacatacacagagcaTGTGAGGACTGCGCGGTGCTGGAAGTTCAGTTGGGGTGAGgttgcacagaaaaaaagaacattgttCCATGAGCGATCTGCAGGACAGTGATACTTCCTCCACGCACATGAAAATGCCACACACTggacctctctgtctctttgtcaaTCTCACTGGTTCCTCCAAAACAAGGCAGCTACCGAGTAAACTTCTCATTCTTTCAATTATATATTCTCTCCGGATCAATTACTGACAACAATACCACTATTGACTTGATACTGTAACCTTGGACAGATCAGTTTGAACATGTTGGCGAATAGTTGTGACATGCCGAGGTTGGGGTGAGATtctgtgaaaagaaaactgtaacACTGACCTGAGTGTCACAAGCTGCCAACAAACTAgattaaatgaaacattttgatttCAGTTCTTGCCTCCTCTTGTCAAGGTTAGCTATTCTTTGGAAAATATTTTCCCAGAAGTGCCAGCAGCTTCCCGGAGCATGGAGGGGAGGTGTAATGTGACAAAATTGTCTGTTTCAATGAGTCATTGTGTCATTATGAAGTATTCAGTCTTAAAAATCTCATttacttaaacaaacaaacaaaaaatatcaccTCAAGGCTGAGACTGTTTCACCTATTTCCAGTTTAAATCCACTTGTTTTTATACACTGAAgtgcaacaaactgaattatTCTGCTttgaaaattttttttttctgcaataatTTCTCCACAATTTCTGCCAAGACGTAAAAAAAGTTCTAGTTCTGGGTGCATTTTGCATGCAACTGGGCACAATCCATACCCATGCTTTAATACCTAATAAGTCTGCCTAAAAAGAATACACAGTGTACTATTTCACcattgtgtgtctttctgttaaacacgtatgtatatatatgtgtgtgtgagtgtgtacataCAGGCACTGAACAGACTCACCTTTGAACATcagctctgactctctctctctgactcaaGTCAAAACTCCATGTTGTTGAGTTGAAGGTTGATGCTGTAACAACTAATATTGGCCACATAACTGGACAACAATGTGTCAACTCTGTACCATGGCTTATGTAACTGAAATATTGTGCAAAATATGAAGGCAGCGcagagtatgtttgtgtgtgtgtgtgggtggctgTATATGAGTGTGAACCTTGAAACCTCAGGCAGAAAGCGACTGACTTCCAGCACACTGGATGAATAATGTGCAGAGGGGTGACCCCTCACCTTTTTTACTCTAAATGCAGTGATAGGCCCACATTGTAGATGATAGAGGTAATCATGTAGTCCATTTTCATGTCATTGTGTAACaaatttttacttgttttttgttcctgGGTAGTAAGTGTTATTTCCTACTTGCTCATATCTATAAAGTTTAGAAAGTGGCTATTATTCccttcaaactttgcttttgtgacAAAGACAgtgatattttgaaatataCCTATTTCCACATTCATATtcaaagtcagaaaaaacaacatatgaatcaTCGGATACAATGATGAGAGACTATATTTGGGGGCTGATTTGTGTGTTCGTAAATCTTGAAAAACTACTCACTTCTAAATCTTTTGTGGTCACTTTTGTATAACTTTAGTATAAATGCATGTCCATTTTGATTCataagttgttttttctgactttatatGAGTAAAAATGTGCATACTCACCCGTTTTCTCATTGGAAAAAGGTACATTTCATTGTCCAGGTCACAAAAGTAAAGTTTTTAGGGGAATAATAACCACTTTCTATACTTTTATAATTAGGAAATAACACTTATTACCCAGGAACAAATATTGTGTTACATAGTGTAATGTACAggacatgaaatatgaaaatgtcttttatcTGTGTCCCCAACTGCCTCTTCAAGTATCTACTGTACATATATTTGATGTCATTACAGTGGATGCAGGCAttatatattactgtaatattaaAGGATCATATAAGTAGTCTTGTATGCTTTTTAGCCCTTTAACTATTACTGCCaaacaatatatattttgaaataGATTTTTGCTGGTTTCAGTTCATGCTATGAGCTTTTAGAGGCTTGAAAATTGCTCAACATACTATAAGTAATCCATTGAGAAGAGAACGTTTAGCCActtttgtttttagaaaatcATTATTGCAGGTAACACTGTATATTTGAGGTCTCTTCCTTGTTGGTGGAAAATGTAGACACCAGTGTTGCCAAAAGGAAAAGATATCAGATTAAAGGTACTTTGtagagtttttgaccactactggcactatggagcaatgtttttatgagtgggctgctgttttgtttgtccagcATGTGCACCCACGCAGCTAATTTAAGACACACATTGCTGTAATGCACCAAGACATGCAGAAAGGCAGCAAAAAAGGCATGAAAGAAGAAGATGCAAAGCTAGTAAAcaacaatgcaggtttcaaaattataaataaaattatattcacATTATCCTTCTTATAATGTCCTTTAAGGCC
The DNA window shown above is from Thunnus maccoyii chromosome 2, fThuMac1.1, whole genome shotgun sequence and carries:
- the LOC121881256 gene encoding NFIL3 like protein-like; translated protein: MTGQTVGGIIQDLLAVEGLESRPLGGAGSFTDEAVSILTSTGQLARTLLGHTFALKRKENLVNAENKAGSSCDEDNGNNVRRKREFIPNEKKDEGYWDKRKKNNEAAKRSREKRRANDMVLERRVLGLLEENARLRAELLALKFRFGLVKDPSDVSILPLSAPLGSHPTPSTTQYHQPHSDGPPYFSTQHSSSTHHIHPPQLGAIYGPRGAGPLSSHSVSEESGISTSCSSNVGSPVFFDETLSDRGGPSPRELVEEQQGYDSNICPLEVNESPCVNRQDSPEGLRSLPHKLRFKAPSGGSDAGDMSLSTDSRHSGPPVATVGPNIQVRNHQQVGCDSRAESQAIWSREEACSELGQKYQSPSSKCYNSSSLQTSKDTKNVTEDVSLRSQISCLSQEVAQLKKLFSQQLLSKIA